The following coding sequences lie in one Kribbella sp. NBC_00709 genomic window:
- a CDS encoding response regulator transcription factor, with protein MVVDDQDLVRDGIAMILDGQPDIEVVAQAVDGADAVRQAAAILDLAVVLMDVRMPVMDGIEATRRLAGGPRVLILTTFDLDEYVYEALRAGASGFLLKRSSRDELINAVRVIAGGDALLAPPVTRRLIDRFADSGPAPGVAATLDVLTAREREVLELVAKGNSNAEVADELQLTEHTVKTHVSRILAKCNLRDRVQAVILAYEAGLVSAGRR; from the coding sequence ATGGTGGTCGACGACCAGGACCTGGTCCGGGACGGGATCGCGATGATCCTGGACGGCCAGCCGGACATCGAGGTGGTCGCGCAGGCCGTCGACGGCGCGGACGCGGTCCGGCAGGCGGCCGCGATCCTGGACCTGGCCGTCGTACTGATGGACGTGCGGATGCCGGTGATGGACGGGATCGAGGCGACCCGGCGGCTGGCGGGCGGGCCGCGGGTGCTGATCCTGACCACGTTCGACCTGGACGAGTACGTGTACGAGGCGCTGCGCGCCGGGGCCAGCGGGTTCCTGCTGAAGCGGTCGTCGCGGGACGAGCTGATCAACGCGGTCCGGGTGATCGCCGGCGGCGACGCGCTGCTCGCACCGCCGGTGACCCGGCGGCTGATCGACCGGTTCGCCGACAGCGGCCCGGCGCCCGGTGTCGCGGCCACTCTGGACGTGCTCACTGCCCGGGAGCGGGAGGTCCTGGAGCTCGTTGCCAAGGGCAACTCGAATGCCGAGGTCGCCGACGAGCTGCAGCTGACCGAGCACACGGTCAAGACCCACGTCAGCCGGATCCTGGCCAAGTGCAACCTGCGGGACCGGGTGCAGGCGGTGATCCTGGCCTACGAGGCCGGTCTGGTGTCCGCCGGGCGCCGTTAG
- a CDS encoding sensor histidine kinase, with protein sequence MKQQLRRWPASWFRLPATEARIAWPDVVLALLATAAVQFWVVQRADYWAHGPRWLVVLVAWTPLFVAIRRLDPALALGGLIVGAYGMSLLAASVAWPMLIGALLAVWYLPNRWGTGTGLILTVLVAGLPVLVDLDRGAFVYRVYPDIFRHYQDDFGGGTLRGITQSSWDRVAAHHWAWWISAVVVLAAAAALLVRRRRGVVPVRRSAGQWIEDLQAAVRPRTAVWPVQVLLAVALTSPVLIELWWDQEKNGNWWTALGWMRWAIAFAPLTLVVRRRWPVVPVAVLGIASLLSFWQTNEVWTLLFALAIALFSLGTAPRSLAWSIPGAVLVLAALPTIAELIRYPQLILIFPKVGRQDFFWDSDTQRMRNTIYEEMVDRQWPLTWSLILLVPLCAGIAVRLYRRNRESARREAELERVAVEREAEQVVLTERSFIARDLHDVVAHAVNLMVIQAETGPDLIRRGEADVLAGFQRIGDAGRRALSELDRLLSALRDEEGIPDPQLAPQPGLGDLSQLVTDVSDGHLPIALDVAGDPDGPPEGQQLAAYRLVQEALTNVVRHAKASAAQVLVRIEETGVRVEVTDDGSGFDLAVAAHGGRHGLAGMRERVRIEGGTLDIRSTPGAGTTVAAWFPVGGNR encoded by the coding sequence GTGAAGCAACAACTGCGGCGCTGGCCGGCCAGCTGGTTCAGGTTGCCGGCGACCGAAGCGCGGATCGCCTGGCCCGACGTCGTCCTGGCGTTGCTGGCAACCGCTGCGGTCCAGTTCTGGGTCGTCCAGCGCGCCGACTACTGGGCACACGGTCCGCGCTGGCTGGTCGTCCTGGTCGCCTGGACCCCGTTGTTCGTCGCGATCCGGAGACTCGATCCGGCGCTCGCGCTCGGCGGGCTGATCGTCGGCGCTTACGGCATGTCGTTGCTGGCGGCCAGCGTCGCCTGGCCGATGCTGATCGGCGCGTTGCTCGCGGTCTGGTACCTGCCGAACCGCTGGGGGACCGGCACTGGCCTGATCCTCACGGTGCTGGTCGCCGGCCTGCCTGTCCTCGTCGATCTGGATCGCGGCGCCTTCGTGTATCGCGTCTATCCGGACATCTTCCGGCACTACCAGGACGACTTCGGCGGCGGCACCCTGCGCGGCATCACCCAGTCGTCGTGGGACCGGGTAGCGGCCCACCACTGGGCGTGGTGGATCTCGGCCGTCGTCGTCCTCGCAGCGGCTGCGGCCCTGCTGGTCCGGCGTCGCCGCGGGGTCGTCCCGGTACGCCGTTCCGCCGGGCAGTGGATCGAGGACTTGCAGGCGGCCGTCCGTCCCCGGACCGCGGTATGGCCGGTCCAAGTACTGCTCGCGGTCGCGCTGACCTCGCCGGTTCTGATCGAGTTGTGGTGGGACCAGGAGAAGAACGGCAACTGGTGGACGGCGCTGGGCTGGATGCGGTGGGCGATAGCTTTCGCGCCGTTGACGCTGGTCGTCCGCCGGCGCTGGCCGGTCGTCCCGGTCGCCGTACTGGGGATCGCATCGCTGCTTTCCTTCTGGCAGACGAACGAGGTCTGGACGCTGCTGTTCGCGCTCGCGATCGCCTTGTTCTCCCTCGGTACGGCGCCGCGCTCGCTGGCGTGGAGCATCCCGGGAGCCGTCCTGGTGCTGGCCGCGTTGCCCACGATCGCCGAGCTGATCAGGTATCCGCAGCTGATCCTGATCTTCCCGAAGGTCGGGCGCCAGGACTTCTTCTGGGACAGCGACACCCAGCGGATGCGGAACACGATCTACGAGGAGATGGTCGACAGGCAGTGGCCGCTGACCTGGTCGCTGATCCTGCTCGTGCCGTTGTGTGCGGGGATCGCGGTCCGGCTGTACCGGCGGAACCGCGAGTCGGCCCGGCGCGAGGCCGAGCTCGAGCGGGTGGCCGTCGAGCGCGAGGCCGAGCAGGTCGTGCTGACCGAGAGGTCGTTCATCGCGCGGGACCTGCACGACGTGGTCGCACACGCGGTCAACTTAATGGTGATCCAGGCCGAGACCGGGCCGGACCTGATCCGTCGCGGCGAGGCTGACGTACTGGCCGGCTTCCAGCGGATCGGGGACGCCGGGCGGCGGGCGTTGAGCGAGCTGGACCGGCTGCTGTCCGCGCTGCGCGACGAGGAAGGCATCCCGGACCCGCAGTTGGCGCCACAGCCTGGCCTGGGGGATCTGTCACAGTTGGTCACGGATGTATCGGACGGTCACCTGCCGATTGCGCTCGACGTGGCGGGTGATCCCGACGGTCCACCGGAGGGTCAGCAACTGGCGGCGTACCGGTTGGTGCAGGAGGCACTGACCAACGTGGTCCGGCACGCGAAGGCGTCGGCCGCGCAGGTTCTGGTCCGGATCGAAGAGACGGGGGTGCGGGTCGAGGTGACCGACGACGGGAGCGGGTTCGACCTGGCGGTGGCCGCCCACGGCGGTCGCCACGGGCTGGCCGGGATGCGCGAGCGGGTCCGGATCGAAGGCGGCACGCTGGACATCCGCAGTACGCCGGGAGCCGGTACGACGGTCGCCGCGTGGTTCCCGGTCGGGGGCAACCGGTGA